From the genome of Spinacia oleracea cultivar Varoflay chromosome 2, BTI_SOV_V1, whole genome shotgun sequence, one region includes:
- the LOC110788965 gene encoding metalloendoproteinase 4-MMP, which produces MFSFLIHSLPLLLLFSLVFTRSLSCNTMKQSPSRQGHHKHRPHAWHKFGKLVNARKGNRVEDIAELKTYFQRFGYYHPLLGKDTKVANFNNEFDDHLEHVVTRYQQNYGLPVTGTLDPVTLSMIMSPRCGIPDPNIMKKRSSSFHWSQHYLYFPGRPRWNRQVPMTLTYAFSLDDLISYLSLRDIKGAFERAFTKWESVIPVKFVETRDLGVADIKIGFYNGDHGDGEPFDGVLGVLAHAFSPENGRFHLDAAERWTVDFDKEKSNVAVDLESVALHEIGHLLGLAHSNIKESVMYPSLKPREKKLKLRFDDIEGVQYLYGSNPNFTIGSLLESETSSSSSRSIHSIQGLPHILASCLVISIINLYL; this is translated from the exons ATGTTCTCATTTCTCATCCATTCTTTGCCTCTCTTGCTCCTTTTCTCTCTTGTTTTTACTCGATCCTTATCATGTAATACCATGAAACAATCACCTTCTCGTCAAGGTCACCATAAACACCGGCCTCACGCATGGCATAAGTTCGGTAAACTTGTGAATGCTAGGAAAGGGAATCGCGTTGAAGACATAGCCGAGCTCAAGACTTACTTCCAACGTTTTGGTTACTACCACCCTCTACTTGGAAAGGATACGAAGGTAGCTAATTTCAACAACGAATTTGACGACCACTTAGAACACGTTGTAACTCGTTACCAACAAAATTACGGTCTACCTGTTACAG GTACTCTTGATCCTGTGACGCTTTCTATGATCATGTCACCTAGGTGTGGCATTCCGGACCCCAATATTATGAAGAAGAGGTCATCTTCATTTCATTGGAGTCAACACTACCTATATTTTCCGGGGAGACCAAGGTGGAACCGTCAAGTACCTATGACTCTTACGTACGCATTTTCCCTAGACGACTTGATCTCTTACTTGAGCTTGCGTGATATAAAAGGCGCATTTGAGCGCGCTTTTACAAAATGGGAATCAGTTATTCCTGTTAAGTTCGTTGAAACTCGAGATCTCGGCGTTGCAGACATAAAAATAGGGTTTTACAACGGTGATCATGGCGACGGAGAGCCTTTTGATGGGGTGTTAGGGGTGTTAGCCCATGCATTTTCGCCGGAAAATGGAAGATTCCACCTTGACGCGGCGGAAAGATGGACGGTCGATTTCGACAAGGAGAAGTCGAATGTGGCTGTTGATTTGGAGTCCGTTGCGTTACATGAAATCGGTCATTTGTTAGGGTTGGCTCATAGTAATATTAAGGAATCAGTCATGTACCCAAGTCTCAAACCAAGAGAGAAGAAACTAAAGTTGAGGTTTGATGATATTGAGGGAGTTCAATATCTTTACGGTTCTAACCCGAATTTTACTATCGGGTCTTTGTTAGAATCCgagacttcttcttcttcttctcgaTCCATTCATTCGATTCAAGGGTTACCACACATACTAGCTTCTTGCTTGGTGATTTCAATTATAAACCTCTATCTATGA